One Coffea arabica cultivar ET-39 chromosome 5c, Coffea Arabica ET-39 HiFi, whole genome shotgun sequence DNA window includes the following coding sequences:
- the LOC140007222 gene encoding uncharacterized protein has product MHKEGELLQQGLWKKVGNGRSVKIWHDRWIPGLVDGRVTTVKPIGCQLEFVHEQIEGGKWKNDLLKHWFNVVDVDHITNIPLSLYDRKDRFFWNYSKFGIYTVKTGYVVAKEQSEMTNRRLASDPETSWEIRKHTVWKRLC; this is encoded by the coding sequence ATGCATAAGGAAGGAGAACTACTTCAACAGGGGCTATGGAAGAAAGTGGGAAATGGAAGGTCAGTGAAAATTTGGCATGATAGATGGATACCTGGCTTGGTTGATGGAAGAGTAACAACGGTCAAACCAATAGGATGTCAACTCGAGTTTGTCCACGAGCAAATAGAGGGAGGAAAGTGGAAGAATGATCTCTTGAAGCACTGGTTTAATGTTGTTGATGTGGATCACATTACTAATATCCCCCTTAGTTTATATGATAGAAAAGACAGATTCTTTTGGAATTATAGCAAGTTTGGGATTTACACTGTGAAGACTGGATATGTTGTTGCAAAGGAACAAAGTGAAATGACGAATCGAAGACTTGCATCTGATCCGGAAACCAGCTGGGAAATTAGAAAGCACACAGTATGGAAAAGAttgtgttga